A portion of the Cellulophaga algicola DSM 14237 genome contains these proteins:
- a CDS encoding YfhO family protein encodes MKSNLRAFLIHFFAIAIFIFAAIAFFTPVLQGKVIFQSDIAQYTGMAKEQTDFKAQTGEEPYWTNSAFGGMPTYQLGAHYPYNFVKKVDLALRFLPRPADYLFLYLLGFYILLCCLKVDYRLAVLGALAFGFSTYLIIILGVGHNAKAHAIAYLPMLLGGIILVFRKQYVWGFILTAIAMALEINANHYQMTYYFMLLVLILGIVYLIAAIRKKELKHLFTSVGVLLIAVLLGIATNATSLMATKEYADWSTRGKSSLTINPDGSPKEDTGGLGKEYITQYSYGITESLNLFVPRLFGGSNSEDLGEDSNAYDFLIERNISPSQALEFSKGMPLYWGDQPGTSAPAYIGAILFFLFFLGLFLVKTNSKWWLLGGVIMSLLLSWGKNFSFLTDFMIDYFPLYDKFRAVSSIQVILELCVPILAILALNALMDAKVEKSKKLNALKISFFISIGVGILLLLTKSLFHFEGASDPYLEKNYGNELMTMIRLDREAVYTNDTLRSLLFVFLAATLLWFFIKEKINKNVFVLVLGLLILFDLVGVAKRYVNDDDFVRQRAMTTPFPKTEVDQLIKQDDGVFRVYNPAEGLNGASTSYYHQSIGGYHAAKPAKIQDLFDFYIYKVNLNVLNMLNVKYIIQQDENGSFPAQNPDANGNAWFISTLEKVSTSSEEILALKDLDTKNNAVINNENYPEITEFQYKKDSLAILTLKSYQPNKISYISDNANKGFAVFSEMYYEKGWNAYIDGQIKPHMCVDYALRGLVIPAGKHNIVFKFEPEVIKKGSTIVVLSSGLLALLVLAAIGFTFSRPRKKEKE; translated from the coding sequence ATGAAAAGTAATCTTAGGGCTTTTTTAATTCATTTTTTTGCTATTGCCATTTTTATTTTCGCAGCAATAGCTTTTTTCACACCAGTTTTACAAGGTAAAGTTATTTTTCAGTCAGATATTGCCCAGTATACGGGGATGGCTAAAGAGCAAACTGATTTTAAAGCGCAAACCGGGGAAGAACCTTATTGGACCAACAGTGCGTTTGGCGGAATGCCAACCTATCAACTAGGAGCACATTATCCCTATAATTTTGTGAAAAAGGTAGATTTAGCATTGCGCTTTTTACCACGTCCTGCAGATTATTTATTTCTATATCTATTAGGTTTTTATATCTTACTTTGTTGTTTGAAAGTAGATTACAGGCTAGCTGTTTTAGGCGCTCTGGCTTTTGGTTTTTCTACATATTTGATTATAATTTTGGGTGTAGGGCACAATGCAAAAGCACATGCTATTGCTTATTTACCAATGCTTTTAGGAGGTATTATTTTAGTTTTTCGAAAACAATATGTTTGGGGATTTATTTTAACAGCTATTGCTATGGCACTTGAAATAAATGCGAATCACTATCAAATGACCTATTATTTTATGCTTTTAGTTTTAATACTAGGCATTGTTTATTTAATAGCTGCTATCCGAAAGAAAGAATTGAAACATTTATTTACATCGGTAGGTGTTTTATTAATAGCCGTTTTGTTGGGTATTGCTACTAATGCAACTAGTTTAATGGCTACTAAGGAGTATGCTGATTGGAGTACACGAGGTAAAAGTAGTTTAACGATTAATCCTGATGGTTCTCCAAAAGAAGATACAGGAGGCCTAGGGAAAGAATATATTACACAATACAGTTATGGTATTACCGAATCTTTAAATCTATTTGTTCCTAGGCTTTTTGGAGGTTCAAATTCAGAAGATTTAGGAGAAGATTCTAATGCGTATGATTTTTTAATAGAACGAAATATCTCTCCTTCACAAGCCTTAGAGTTTAGTAAAGGAATGCCATTATATTGGGGAGATCAGCCAGGAACTTCAGCGCCAGCTTATATTGGCGCGATACTTTTCTTCTTATTTTTCTTAGGCTTATTTTTAGTAAAAACGAATAGTAAGTGGTGGCTATTAGGTGGGGTTATTATGTCTTTATTACTTTCTTGGGGAAAGAATTTTAGTTTCCTTACAGATTTTATGATAGATTATTTTCCATTATACGATAAGTTTAGGGCTGTTTCATCTATCCAAGTTATTCTTGAATTGTGTGTGCCAATCCTGGCAATACTAGCACTAAACGCATTAATGGACGCTAAAGTTGAAAAATCTAAAAAACTCAATGCCCTTAAAATCAGTTTTTTTATTAGTATTGGTGTAGGGATATTACTCCTGTTAACCAAAAGTCTATTCCATTTTGAAGGTGCTAGTGATCCGTATTTAGAAAAAAATTATGGGAATGAATTAATGACCATGATTCGTTTAGATAGAGAAGCAGTATATACCAATGATACGCTACGTTCTCTGTTGTTTGTCTTTCTAGCGGCTACTTTACTTTGGTTTTTTATTAAAGAGAAAATAAATAAAAATGTCTTTGTACTTGTTTTAGGCCTTCTGATTCTTTTTGATTTAGTGGGTGTAGCTAAGCGTTATGTTAACGATGATGATTTTGTACGTCAACGTGCAATGACTACGCCGTTTCCAAAAACAGAAGTAGATCAATTAATAAAGCAAGATGATGGGGTGTTTAGAGTGTACAACCCAGCAGAAGGTTTGAATGGGGCAAGCACGTCATACTACCATCAATCTATTGGTGGGTACCATGCTGCTAAGCCTGCAAAAATTCAAGATTTATTTGATTTTTATATTTATAAAGTTAATTTAAACGTGTTGAATATGCTTAATGTTAAGTATATCATTCAACAAGATGAAAATGGAAGTTTCCCTGCTCAAAATCCTGATGCTAATGGTAATGCGTGGTTTATTTCTACCTTAGAGAAAGTGAGCACAAGCTCAGAAGAAATTTTAGCACTAAAAGATTTAGATACCAAGAATAACGCCGTTATCAATAACGAGAACTATCCTGAGATTACGGAGTTCCAGTATAAAAAAGATTCCTTGGCTATACTAACATTAAAGTCATATCAACCCAATAAAATCTCTTATATTTCTGATAATGCAAATAAAGGTTTTGCGGTCTTTTCAGAAATGTATTATGAAAAAGGTTGGAATGCTTATATTGACGGACAGATAAAACCGCATATGTGTGTAGATTATGCTTTAAGAGGATTAGTTATACCTGCGGGTAAACACAATATTGTATTTAAGTTTGAGCCTGAAGTAATTAAAAAAGGCTCTACAATTGTGGTCTTAAGTTCGGGGTTACTAGCTTTACTAGTACTAGCGGCTATAGGTTTTACTTTTTCAAGACCTCGTAAAAAAGAAAAAGAATAA
- a CDS encoding glycosyltransferase family 4 protein, producing the protein MKKVLIITYYWPPAGGPGVQRWLKFVKYLRDFNIEPVLFIPKNPNYPITDAAFLKEIPEGIKIIKQSIFEPYQLASFLSSKKTKRISSGIIQTKNQSFLEKILLWIRGNLFIPDARKYWIKPSVKSITKVLQEENIETIITTGPPHSIHLIGLALKERLGITWLADFRDPWTSIGYHKKLKLTRAAKKKHKFLEKRVLNIADTIVVTSPTTKREFEALTSQPISVITNGFDDQQIQEIKLDAAFTMVHIGSLLSGRNPENLWRILSELLVSNADFKKVFKLKLIGVVSEDVLESIYAHHLKPYVDLVGYVSHNTALQAQKKSQILLLTEINSKETQGIIPGKLFEYLAAKRPILAIGPKNWDVSAILEDTKAGKTFDYTEDVKLKKLLLEWFEAYKTSSLNIAATNINKYSRRELTRKLAELI; encoded by the coding sequence ATGAAGAAAGTTTTAATTATCACGTATTACTGGCCACCTGCAGGAGGGCCAGGCGTACAACGGTGGTTGAAATTTGTGAAGTACCTTAGAGATTTTAATATTGAACCCGTATTATTTATACCTAAAAACCCCAATTACCCAATAACAGACGCCGCTTTTTTGAAAGAAATTCCAGAAGGAATCAAAATAATAAAGCAATCTATTTTTGAGCCCTATCAATTGGCTAGTTTTTTATCTAGTAAAAAAACAAAGCGTATAAGTTCGGGAATTATTCAAACTAAAAATCAATCTTTTTTAGAAAAAATTTTACTCTGGATTAGAGGGAATTTATTTATTCCTGATGCACGTAAATATTGGATAAAACCTTCTGTGAAGTCCATTACTAAAGTACTTCAAGAAGAAAACATTGAAACAATTATTACCACAGGACCTCCGCATAGTATACATCTTATTGGTTTGGCCTTAAAAGAAAGATTAGGAATTACTTGGTTGGCAGATTTCAGAGATCCATGGACCTCTATAGGGTACCATAAAAAATTGAAATTAACTAGAGCAGCAAAGAAGAAACATAAATTTTTAGAAAAACGTGTTTTGAATATTGCGGATACAATAGTTGTCACAAGTCCAACTACGAAAAGAGAATTTGAAGCGCTTACATCGCAACCAATCTCGGTAATCACCAATGGTTTTGATGATCAGCAAATTCAAGAAATTAAGTTAGATGCTGCCTTTACTATGGTACATATAGGATCTTTATTGTCTGGAAGAAATCCAGAAAATTTATGGCGTATTCTTTCTGAGTTGCTAGTATCAAATGCTGATTTTAAAAAAGTTTTTAAACTTAAATTAATAGGGGTTGTTAGTGAAGATGTCTTAGAAAGTATATACGCTCACCATTTAAAACCATATGTGGATTTGGTGGGTTATGTTTCTCATAATACCGCTTTACAGGCGCAAAAAAAATCTCAAATTCTGTTATTGACGGAAATAAATTCAAAAGAAACCCAAGGGATTATTCCGGGAAAACTTTTTGAATACCTAGCAGCAAAGAGGCCTATCTTAGCCATTGGGCCTAAAAACTGGGATGTTTCAGCTATTTTAGAGGATACTAAAGCAGGGAAAACATTCGATTATACGGAAGATGTTAAGCTAAAAAAATTACTTTTAGAATGGTTTGAGGCGTATAAAACTTCATCTTTAAATATAGCAGCAACAAATATAAATAAGTATAGTAGGAGGGAACTTACCCGAAAATTAGCAGAACTAATCTAA
- a CDS encoding endonuclease III domain-containing protein has translation MTKSEKVAFTIQKLKELYPTIPVPLDHKDPYTLLIAVLMSAQCTDVRVNQITPLLFAKADNPYDMIKLTIDEIRAIIRPVGLSPMKSKGIHGLSQMLVDKYDGIVPQELELLEEFPAVGHKTASVVVSQAFGIPAFPVDTHIHRLMYRWGFTNGKNVVQTEKDAKRLFPKEIWNDLHLQIIWYGREYSPARGWNLEDDIITKTIGRKTVLDAYYKTKKSR, from the coding sequence ATGACAAAATCAGAAAAAGTAGCATTCACAATTCAAAAACTTAAAGAATTATACCCAACGATACCCGTTCCTTTAGACCACAAAGATCCATACACACTACTAATTGCTGTTCTAATGTCTGCGCAATGCACAGATGTTAGAGTCAATCAAATTACGCCTTTACTATTTGCAAAAGCAGACAATCCGTATGATATGATTAAACTTACGATTGATGAAATTAGAGCGATAATAAGACCTGTAGGTTTGTCTCCAATGAAATCTAAGGGGATTCATGGTTTGTCACAAATGTTAGTCGATAAGTATGATGGCATTGTACCTCAAGAATTAGAATTACTAGAAGAATTTCCTGCTGTTGGCCACAAAACAGCTAGCGTTGTAGTATCACAAGCTTTTGGAATCCCTGCTTTTCCTGTAGATACCCATATTCATAGATTAATGTACCGTTGGGGCTTTACCAATGGAAAAAATGTTGTCCAGACAGAAAAAGACGCAAAACGTTTATTTCCAAAAGAAATTTGGAACGATCTACATTTACAAATTATATGGTATGGTCGTGAATATTCCCCTGCAAGAGGGTGGAATTTGGAAGATGATATAATTACTAAAACAATAGGCAGAAAAACGGTGCTAGACGCCTATTATAAAACTAAAAAGAGCCGCTAG
- the bcp gene encoding thioredoxin-dependent thiol peroxidase, whose translation MQTLKVGDKVPSFSAKDQDGKTINLSDYAGKKLIVFFYPKASTPGCTAEACNLRDNYAELQSQGYELLGVSADSEKRQANFKNKYEFPFPLLADEDHTVINAFGVWGPKKFMGREYDGIHRMTFVIDENGAVSNVVEKVKTKDHAAQLLGESS comes from the coding sequence ATGCAAACTTTAAAAGTAGGAGATAAGGTTCCTTCATTTTCAGCAAAAGATCAAGATGGAAAAACAATTAATTTATCTGATTACGCAGGGAAAAAACTAATTGTATTTTTTTATCCTAAAGCGAGCACGCCTGGTTGTACTGCAGAGGCTTGTAACTTACGTGATAATTACGCGGAATTACAATCTCAAGGATATGAATTATTAGGGGTAAGCGCCGATTCTGAAAAAAGACAAGCTAATTTTAAAAATAAATACGAATTTCCATTTCCATTATTGGCAGATGAAGACCATACAGTTATCAATGCTTTTGGAGTTTGGGGACCGAAAAAATTTATGGGAAGAGAATATGATGGTATTCATCGTATGACTTTTGTAATAGATGAAAATGGTGCTGTATCAAATGTTGTTGAAAAAGTAAAAACAAAAGATCATGCAGCACAATTATTAGGTGAGTCGTCCTAA
- the uvrA gene encoding excinuclease ABC subunit UvrA, translated as MNSILDVNPKENIIIKGARLHNLKNIDVVIPRNKLVVVTGLSGSGKSSLAFDTLYAEGQRRYVESLSSYARQFLGKLDKPKVDYIKGIAPAIAIEQKVNSTNPRSTVGTTTEIYDYLKLVYARIGKTISPISGNEVKKHTVTDVINFVKTFPEGTKLLLLAPIKIREDRDALKSLQIFSQQGYARIKYKGEVIRIDDTITEIDKEFSLVVDRIITKDDEDFLNRLANAVDTAFFEGKGDCIIESLTTGEQIPFSNKFELDGMKFLEPNVHLFSFNNPYGACPTCEGYGDVIGIDEDLVVPNTALSVFENGVFPWRGDSMGWYRDQLVNSAYKFDFPIHKPWFQLTDKQKQLVWDGNEHFTGISAFFSALEEKSYKIQNRVMLSRYRGKTRCTTCKGRRLRKETDYVKVDGKSISDLVEQPIEDLIAFFETISLNETDKKIASRLLIEIKSRLGFLYKVGLTYLTLNRKSNSLSGGESQRINLATSLGSSLVGSMYILDEPSIGLHPKDTENLIDVLKSLRDLGNTVIVVEHDEDIMKAADEIIDIGPEAGTQGGHVVAHGTMKDILNSSSLTAGYLNGTLEIEVPKKRRTSKNFIEILGARENNLKNIDVTFPLNMLTVVTGVSGSGKSTLIKKILYPIILKEIGGYGEKAGQFTSVKGKYSEIKHVEFVDQNPIGRSSRSNPVTYIKAYDDIRALYAAQKLSKLRNYQTKHFSFNVDGGRCEKCKGEGEITVEMQFMADVHLECETCKGKRFKKEVLEVKFEEANIDDLLNMTIDDALAFFEKHQQTKIFRKLKPLQDVGLGYVTLGQSSSTLSGGEAQRIKLASFLVKGTTKEKALFIFDEPTTGLHFHDIKKLLKSFNALIDKGHSIVVIEHNIDLIKCADYIIDLGMEGGTKGGELIAAGTPEEVAKNKVSHTAKYLKEKL; from the coding sequence ATGAATAGCATTTTAGATGTAAATCCTAAAGAAAATATAATAATTAAAGGTGCTAGGTTGCACAATCTTAAGAATATAGATGTTGTAATCCCTAGGAATAAGCTCGTTGTAGTTACTGGTTTGTCTGGTTCAGGAAAATCTAGCTTAGCATTTGACACCTTGTATGCAGAAGGACAACGTAGGTATGTAGAAAGTCTATCGTCTTATGCACGTCAGTTTTTAGGAAAATTAGATAAACCTAAAGTAGACTATATAAAAGGTATAGCTCCTGCAATTGCCATTGAGCAAAAAGTTAACTCTACCAATCCACGTTCTACCGTAGGAACCACTACCGAAATATATGACTACTTAAAACTAGTCTATGCGAGAATAGGAAAAACTATCTCCCCTATTTCTGGTAATGAGGTAAAAAAACATACCGTTACTGATGTTATTAATTTTGTAAAAACATTTCCAGAAGGAACGAAGCTCCTTTTATTAGCACCAATAAAAATAAGAGAAGATAGAGATGCGCTTAAATCTTTACAGATTTTTTCACAACAAGGCTATGCGCGTATTAAATATAAAGGAGAAGTAATCCGTATTGATGATACCATTACAGAAATAGATAAAGAGTTTAGCTTAGTTGTAGATCGTATTATAACTAAGGATGACGAAGATTTTTTAAATCGATTAGCAAATGCTGTCGATACCGCTTTTTTTGAAGGCAAAGGAGATTGTATTATTGAGAGCTTAACAACTGGTGAACAAATCCCGTTTAGCAATAAGTTTGAATTAGATGGCATGAAGTTCTTAGAACCTAATGTACACCTATTTAGTTTTAATAATCCTTATGGCGCATGCCCTACTTGCGAAGGGTATGGAGATGTTATTGGTATTGATGAAGATTTAGTAGTACCTAACACAGCTTTATCTGTTTTTGAAAATGGAGTATTCCCTTGGCGAGGTGATAGTATGGGATGGTATCGTGATCAATTAGTGAATAGCGCTTATAAATTCGATTTTCCGATACACAAACCTTGGTTTCAACTTACAGACAAGCAAAAACAATTAGTTTGGGACGGAAACGAACATTTTACGGGGATTAGTGCTTTCTTTTCTGCGTTAGAAGAAAAGAGTTATAAAATTCAGAATCGTGTTATGTTATCGCGGTATCGCGGTAAAACCAGGTGTACGACTTGTAAAGGCAGAAGATTAAGAAAAGAAACTGACTATGTAAAAGTAGATGGTAAATCTATTTCTGACTTAGTAGAACAACCCATAGAAGATTTAATTGCTTTTTTTGAAACGATAAGCTTAAATGAAACCGATAAGAAAATTGCTTCTCGATTATTAATTGAAATTAAAAGTAGATTAGGCTTCTTATATAAGGTAGGACTTACCTATCTAACTTTAAACCGAAAATCTAACTCCTTATCAGGTGGAGAAAGCCAACGAATTAATTTAGCCACCTCTTTAGGTAGCAGCTTGGTGGGGTCTATGTATATTTTAGATGAACCTAGTATTGGACTACACCCTAAGGATACAGAAAATTTAATTGATGTTTTAAAGTCACTTCGAGATTTAGGGAATACCGTAATTGTTGTAGAACATGATGAAGATATCATGAAAGCTGCCGATGAAATTATTGATATAGGCCCTGAAGCAGGTACACAAGGGGGCCATGTGGTTGCTCATGGTACTATGAAAGACATCTTAAATTCATCTTCACTTACCGCTGGCTATTTAAATGGTACTCTAGAAATAGAAGTTCCTAAAAAAAGAAGAACCTCTAAAAACTTTATTGAAATACTAGGCGCAAGAGAAAACAACTTAAAAAATATAGATGTTACTTTTCCTTTAAATATGCTTACTGTAGTTACAGGAGTATCCGGTAGTGGAAAAAGTACTTTGATTAAAAAGATCTTATATCCTATTATATTAAAAGAAATTGGCGGCTATGGAGAAAAAGCAGGTCAGTTTACTAGTGTCAAAGGAAAGTACAGTGAAATAAAACATGTAGAATTCGTAGATCAAAACCCTATTGGTAGATCTTCACGTTCTAATCCTGTAACGTATATAAAAGCTTATGATGATATCCGCGCACTCTACGCTGCACAAAAACTAAGTAAACTTAGAAACTACCAAACCAAACATTTTTCGTTTAATGTAGATGGCGGTCGCTGTGAAAAATGTAAAGGAGAGGGAGAAATTACGGTAGAAATGCAGTTCATGGCTGATGTTCATTTGGAGTGTGAAACCTGTAAAGGTAAACGTTTTAAGAAAGAAGTTTTAGAGGTTAAGTTTGAAGAGGCCAATATTGACGACTTGTTAAATATGACCATTGATGATGCCCTTGCTTTTTTTGAAAAACACCAACAAACAAAAATTTTCAGAAAATTAAAGCCGCTACAAGACGTTGGCTTAGGCTATGTAACGCTAGGACAATCTTCTTCTACCCTATCTGGTGGAGAAGCTCAACGAATTAAATTAGCATCATTTTTAGTAAAAGGAACAACCAAGGAAAAGGCTTTATTTATTTTTGATGAACCTACTACCGGTTTACATTTTCATGATATCAAAAAACTACTAAAATCATTTAATGCCTTAATTGATAAGGGTCATTCTATTGTTGTGATTGAGCACAACATCGATTTAATTAAATGTGCTGATTATATTATAGATCTTGGAATGGAAGGTGGAACAAAAGGAGGCGAACTTATAGCTGCTGGTACCCCCGAAGAAGTAGCAAAAAATAAAGTATCTCATACCGCAAAGTATTTAAAAGAGAAGTTATAA
- a CDS encoding lipopolysaccharide biosynthesis protein, translating to MGIVLKQSLNNTIITYLGFAVGAVNTLFLYTRFLTDEYYGLVGVILSASAVLMPLLAFGVPNTLVKYFSGFKDSTHKNGFLTLMLVLPLFLILPVALISYVAYDAIGNFLAKENPIVKGYVWYIFIIGMSMAYFEIFYALAKVHMKSIFGNFLKEVFTRIGVTILLIMVYFNWISVDTFLISLVILYILRMLIMKFYAYSLQMPVLSFKFPANTKTIIQYSALIILGGSAAVVLLEVDKVMINQFIKIENVAYYSVAIFIATVISVPSRAMHQIVYPLTAEILTKNDTASLKNLYHRSALTLFIISGLLYLLIIVNLGDLYLLLSDDYSKGFFVVLLIGLAKVYDAILGNNNAILYNSDYYKMLLILGVFLAIITILFNMWLIPEYELIGAAIASFSAIFIYNTLKIVFVKVRFGILPFSNAMLKVLLVLVLLGVAFYFITIPFHPILSISIKSILMIVFYTWVLYRFKLSEDVSGVLHKFFKK from the coding sequence ATGGGAATCGTACTTAAACAGTCACTTAACAATACAATAATAACCTATCTAGGCTTTGCTGTAGGTGCTGTTAATACGTTATTTTTATATACTCGTTTTTTAACAGATGAATATTACGGGCTAGTTGGTGTTATTCTCTCTGCTTCAGCAGTACTAATGCCTCTATTAGCTTTTGGGGTACCTAATACCTTAGTGAAATACTTCAGTGGCTTTAAAGATAGTACTCATAAAAATGGGTTTTTAACCTTAATGTTGGTATTACCGTTATTTTTAATACTACCGGTTGCTCTAATTTCCTATGTAGCTTATGATGCTATTGGTAATTTTTTGGCAAAAGAAAACCCTATAGTGAAAGGCTATGTTTGGTACATCTTTATCATAGGGATGTCAATGGCTTATTTTGAGATCTTTTATGCTTTGGCCAAAGTGCATATGAAATCTATTTTCGGTAATTTTTTGAAAGAGGTATTTACACGAATAGGAGTTACCATACTCCTCATAATGGTTTATTTTAATTGGATTTCTGTGGATACTTTTTTAATAAGCTTAGTAATTCTTTATATTTTGAGAATGCTCATTATGAAATTCTATGCTTATTCATTACAAATGCCAGTCTTAAGTTTCAAGTTTCCAGCGAATACCAAAACCATAATTCAATATAGTGCCTTAATCATTTTAGGAGGCTCCGCAGCTGTAGTGTTGCTAGAGGTAGATAAGGTAATGATCAATCAATTTATCAAAATTGAAAATGTAGCCTATTATAGTGTAGCTATTTTTATAGCAACGGTAATTTCAGTGCCTTCCAGGGCAATGCATCAAATAGTATACCCTTTAACTGCAGAAATTTTGACTAAAAATGATACGGCTAGTTTAAAGAACCTGTATCATAGAAGTGCGTTAACATTATTTATTATTTCGGGTTTACTTTATTTGTTAATTATAGTAAACCTAGGAGATCTTTATTTGCTTTTATCGGATGATTACAGCAAAGGTTTTTTTGTTGTTTTATTAATAGGATTGGCGAAAGTATATGATGCTATTTTAGGAAATAATAATGCCATCTTATACAATTCTGATTATTATAAGATGCTATTAATTCTAGGTGTTTTTTTAGCTATAATAACCATACTATTTAATATGTGGCTTATTCCCGAATATGAATTAATAGGAGCGGCAATAGCATCATTCTCTGCAATTTTTATATATAATACTTTAAAGATAGTATTTGTAAAGGTTCGTTTTGGAATTCTTCCTTTTTCTAATGCAATGCTTAAAGTACTACTTGTATTGGTTTTATTAGGAGTTGCTTTTTATTTTATAACAATTCCTTTTCATCCCATACTCAGTATCAGTATAAAAAGTATACTCATGATAGTATTTTATACTTGGGTTTTATACCGTTTTAAATTATCAGAAGACGTATCGGGAGTACTCCATAAATTCTTTAAAAAATAA
- a CDS encoding RNA polymerase sigma factor encodes MELQIEDSVLVKNYINGEEKALEILINRHNQRISSFIYSKVLDRDITEDIFQDTFIKVIKTLRKGSYSEEGKFLPWVMRIAHNLVIDHFRKNKRMPMFEGNDDFNIFSVIGDDQLNIEKQLIKDQIDNDLNLLIEELPEDQKEVLMMRIYKDMSFKEISENTGVSINTALGRMRYALINLRKVIDKNNIVLTN; translated from the coding sequence ATGGAACTACAGATTGAAGACTCAGTATTAGTAAAGAATTATATCAACGGAGAAGAAAAAGCTCTAGAGATTTTAATTAATCGCCACAACCAAAGAATTTCTAGCTTTATTTATTCTAAAGTATTAGATAGAGATATTACAGAAGATATCTTTCAGGATACTTTTATTAAAGTAATTAAAACCCTGAGAAAAGGATCTTATAGTGAAGAAGGTAAATTCTTACCTTGGGTAATGCGTATTGCGCATAACTTGGTTATAGATCATTTTAGAAAGAACAAAAGAATGCCAATGTTTGAAGGTAACGATGATTTTAATATCTTTTCTGTAATTGGTGATGATCAATTGAATATAGAAAAACAATTAATCAAAGATCAGATAGACAACGACTTAAATCTGTTAATAGAGGAATTGCCAGAAGATCAGAAAGAAGTTTTAATGATGCGTATTTATAAGGATATGAGTTTTAAAGAAATATCTGAGAATACGGGAGTTAGTATTAATACAGCTTTAGGTAGAATGCGATATGCGTTAATTAATCTTAGAAAGGTAATTGATAAGAACAATATTGTTTTAACTAATTAA
- a CDS encoding RNA polymerase sigma factor, with translation MELQIEDSVLVKNYINGEEKALEILINRHNQRISSFIYSKVLDRDVTEDIFQDTFIKVIKTLRKGSYSEEGKFLPWVMRISHNLVIDHFRKNKRMPMFEGSDDFNIFSVIGDDQLNVEKQLIKDQIDNDLNLLIEELPEDQKEVLMMRIYKDMSFKEISENTGVSINTALGRMRYALINLRKVIEKNNIVLTN, from the coding sequence ATGGAACTACAGATTGAAGACTCAGTATTAGTAAAAAATTATATCAACGGAGAAGAAAAAGCTCTAGAGATTTTAATTAATCGCCACAACCAAAGAATTTCTAGCTTTATATATTCTAAAGTATTAGATAGAGATGTTACAGAAGACATCTTTCAAGATACTTTTATTAAAGTAATTAAAACGCTAAGAAAAGGGTCTTATAGTGAAGAGGGTAAATTTTTGCCTTGGGTAATGCGTATTTCACATAACCTAGTTATAGATCATTTTAGAAAGAATAAAAGAATGCCAATGTTTGAAGGCAGTGATGATTTTAATATCTTTTCTGTAATTGGTGATGATCAATTAAATGTTGAAAAACAATTGATTAAAGATCAGATAGATAATGACTTAAACCTTTTAATAGAGGAATTACCAGAAGATCAGAAAGAAGTTTTAATGATGCGTATTTATAAAGATATGAGTTTTAAAGAAATATCTGAGAATACAGGAGTTAGCATTAATACTGCTTTAGGAAGAATGCGATATGCATTAATTAACCTTAGAAAGGTAATAGAAAAGAACAATATCGTTTTAACGAATTAA
- a CDS encoding DUF4834 family protein: MAFLKTILIILLVYYLFKILIKLFAPKILGYAGKKAEQHFREKFEGFNTQQSPQNNTKQGDVIIDDNTIKKSNSSKKVGEYIDFEEID, encoded by the coding sequence ATGGCTTTCTTAAAAACGATATTAATCATACTATTAGTATATTATTTATTTAAAATATTAATAAAATTATTTGCGCCTAAAATATTGGGTTATGCGGGTAAAAAAGCGGAACAACATTTCAGAGAAAAGTTTGAGGGTTTTAACACGCAACAGTCACCGCAAAATAACACCAAACAAGGTGATGTGATTATAGACGACAACACGATTAAAAAATCTAATTCTTCAAAAAAAGTTGGAGAATATATAGATTTTGAAGAAATTGATTAA